One Parageobacillus sp. KH3-4 genomic region harbors:
- the rpsK gene encoding 30S ribosomal protein S11 produces the protein MARKTNTRKRRVRKNIETGIAHIRSTFNNTIVTITDVHGNTIAWSSAGALGFKGSRKSTPFAAQMAAEAAAKASMEHGMKTVEVNVKGPGAGREAAIRALQAAGLEITAIKDVTPIPHNGCRPPKRRRV, from the coding sequence ATGGCACGTAAAACAAATACACGCAAACGCCGTGTAAGAAAAAATATTGAAACTGGTATCGCGCATATCCGTTCCACATTCAATAATACGATCGTAACAATTACCGACGTTCATGGTAACACGATTGCTTGGTCAAGCGCTGGAGCATTAGGTTTTAAAGGTTCTCGTAAATCGACGCCGTTTGCAGCACAAATGGCAGCAGAAGCGGCCGCAAAAGCGTCTATGGAACATGGAATGAAAACGGTAGAGGTAAACGTAAAAGGCCCTGGTGCTGGTCGTGAGGCAGCGATTCGCGCGTTGCAAGCAGCTGGATTGGAAATTACAGCGATTAAAGACGTAACTCCTATCCCGCATAATGGATGCCGTCCGCCAAAACGTCGTCGTGTGTAA
- a CDS encoding DNA-directed RNA polymerase subunit alpha gives MIEIEKPRIETVEISEDAKYGKFVVEPLERGYGTTLGNSLRRILLSSLPGAAVTSVQIDGVLHEFSTIDGVVEDVTAIILNIKKLALKIYSDEEKTLEIDAQGEGVVTAADITHDSDVEILNPDLHIATLAEGGRLRMRMTAKRGRGYVPAEANKREDQPIGVIPIDSIYTPVSRVAYQVENTRVGQVTDYDKLTIDVWTDGSIGPKEAIALGAKILTEHLNIFVSLTDEAQNAEIMVEKEEDQKEKVLEMTIEELDLSVRSYNCLKRAGINTVQELTQKTEEDMMKVRNLGRKSLEEVKAKLAELGLSLRKDD, from the coding sequence ATGATTGAAATTGAAAAACCGAGAATCGAAACGGTTGAAATCAGCGAAGATGCCAAATATGGCAAATTCGTCGTCGAACCGCTTGAGCGTGGATATGGAACAACTTTGGGTAACTCCTTGCGTCGTATCCTATTATCTTCACTCCCTGGCGCTGCTGTGACATCTGTTCAAATAGATGGCGTGCTGCATGAGTTCTCAACAATTGATGGCGTCGTGGAAGATGTGACAGCGATCATTTTAAATATAAAAAAATTAGCGTTGAAAATTTATTCGGATGAAGAAAAAACGCTGGAAATTGATGCACAGGGCGAAGGGGTTGTCACAGCTGCTGATATTACTCACGACAGCGATGTGGAAATTTTAAACCCAGACCTTCATATTGCTACGTTAGCAGAAGGCGGCCGCTTACGCATGAGAATGACGGCAAAACGAGGGCGTGGGTATGTTCCAGCTGAGGCCAATAAACGAGAAGATCAGCCAATAGGCGTTATCCCTATCGATTCGATTTACACACCTGTTTCACGCGTTGCCTATCAAGTGGAAAATACGCGTGTCGGTCAAGTGACGGACTATGATAAGTTAACGATAGATGTGTGGACAGATGGGAGCATTGGGCCGAAAGAAGCAATTGCTCTCGGCGCGAAAATTTTAACGGAGCACTTAAATATTTTCGTCAGCCTGACAGATGAAGCGCAAAATGCAGAAATCATGGTAGAAAAAGAGGAAGATCAAAAAGAAAAAGTGCTTGAAATGACTATCGAAGAACTTGATCTTTCTGTTCGTTCCTACAACTGTTTAAAACGTGCTGGCATTAACACCGTTCAAGAGCTTACGCAAAAAACGGAAGAAGATATGATGAAAGTGCGCAACCTCGGTCGCAAATCTCTCGAAGAAGTGAAAGCAAAACTTGCGGAACTCGGTCTCAGTTTGCGTAAAGATGACTAG
- the rplQ gene encoding 50S ribosomal protein L17 translates to MSYRKLGRTSAQRKALLRDLATDLIINERIETTEARAKELRSVVEKMITLGKRGDLHARRQAAAFIRKEVANSETGQDALQKLFSDIAPRYQDRQGGYTRIMKLGPRRGDGAPMVIIELV, encoded by the coding sequence ATGTCATATAGAAAATTGGGACGTACAAGCGCTCAGCGCAAGGCATTGCTTCGTGATTTAGCAACTGATTTAATTATTAACGAGCGTATTGAAACAACAGAGGCGCGCGCGAAAGAATTGCGCTCTGTTGTCGAAAAAATGATTACGCTTGGCAAACGCGGTGATTTGCATGCACGCCGCCAAGCTGCTGCATTTATCCGCAAAGAAGTAGCCAATAGCGAAACTGGTCAAGACGCGCTGCAAAAGTTATTTAGCGATATTGCACCGCGTTATCAAGACCGTCAAGGTGGCTACACTCGCATTATGAAACTTGGTCCTCGTCGCGGTGATGGGGCACCAATGGTGATTATCGAATTAGTGTAA
- a CDS encoding energy-coupling factor ABC transporter ATP-binding protein, which yields MEDTILSVEKLYFRYPNQSDYAVQNVTFQVKRGEWLAIVGHNGSGKSTIAKLLIGLLRPESGVIKLFHTVLDEQTVWEIRRRVGMVFQNPDNQFVGTTVEDDVAFALENNGIPRDEMVKRVHEAIRQVRMEEFLRHEPHHLSGGQKQRVAIAGILALRPDLIILDEATSMLDPKGRQEVLDTVRDLNKKQRITVLSITHDLEEVAKADRVIVMNKGEMMAEGTPKQIFALGTKLERIGLDLPFAVKVRDRLKQRGIPLSSSYFTIEELVEELWTLYLKR from the coding sequence ATGGAAGATACCATTTTATCAGTAGAAAAACTATATTTCCGTTATCCGAATCAATCGGATTACGCGGTGCAAAACGTTACTTTTCAAGTGAAACGCGGGGAGTGGCTGGCGATTGTCGGGCATAACGGTTCGGGAAAGTCAACGATCGCCAAGTTGCTTATCGGATTGTTAAGACCGGAAAGTGGCGTCATTAAACTATTTCACACGGTGCTCGATGAACAGACGGTTTGGGAGATTCGCCGCCGCGTTGGCATGGTGTTTCAAAATCCCGATAACCAGTTTGTCGGAACGACAGTGGAAGATGACGTCGCTTTCGCTCTCGAAAACAATGGAATTCCCCGCGACGAAATGGTAAAAAGAGTGCATGAAGCAATTCGCCAAGTGCGGATGGAAGAGTTTTTGCGTCATGAGCCACATCATCTTTCCGGCGGTCAAAAGCAACGCGTCGCGATTGCCGGCATCCTTGCATTGCGACCGGATCTTATCATTTTAGATGAGGCAACATCGATGCTCGATCCGAAAGGAAGACAGGAAGTATTGGATACGGTCCGTGATTTAAACAAAAAACAGCGGATTACCGTGTTATCCATCACCCATGATTTAGAGGAAGTCGCCAAAGCCGACCGCGTTATTGTCATGAATAAAGGGGAGATGATGGCAGAAGGGACGCCGAAACAAATTTTTGCGCTTGGAACAAAACTAGAACGGATTGGTTTAGATTTGCCGTTTGCGGTAAAAGTAAGAGACCGGCTAAAGCAGCGCGGCATCCCGCTATCTTCAAGCTACTTTACGATAGAGGAGTTGGTGGAAGAATTATGGACATTATATTTGAAAAGGTAG
- a CDS encoding energy-coupling factor ABC transporter ATP-binding protein gives MDIIFEKVEHVYNANSPFARRALYDVNIMIESGSYVAVIGHTGSGKSTLLQHLNGLLQPTSGTVTVGNQTITNKKRQRDLKPLRKKVGIVFQFPEHQLFEETVEKDICFGPMNFGVPEEEAKKKARELIKLVGLPEDVLSKSPFDLSGGQMRRVAIAGVLAMEPDVIVLDEPTAGLDPRGRKEIMEMFYRLHQEKRLTTVLVTHSMEDAAAYADYMVVMHRGTVWKTGTPQQIFQDSDSLAEIGLNVPETVQLKRELEKKLGITVPSPCLTIEETVDAIQKLFSKVNAHDE, from the coding sequence ATGGACATTATATTTGAAAAGGTAGAACATGTATATAATGCCAACTCACCGTTTGCCCGCCGAGCGTTATACGACGTGAACATCATGATTGAAAGCGGCTCTTATGTGGCGGTTATTGGTCATACTGGCTCAGGGAAATCAACGTTGCTGCAGCATCTAAACGGGTTGCTTCAGCCGACAAGCGGAACCGTGACGGTAGGAAATCAAACGATTACAAATAAAAAACGTCAGAGGGATTTAAAACCGCTCCGCAAAAAAGTTGGCATTGTCTTTCAATTTCCGGAACACCAACTGTTTGAGGAAACGGTGGAGAAAGATATATGTTTCGGGCCAATGAATTTTGGTGTTCCTGAGGAAGAAGCAAAAAAGAAGGCGAGAGAGCTGATTAAGCTAGTCGGGCTTCCGGAAGATGTGTTATCCAAGTCGCCGTTCGATTTAAGCGGCGGGCAAATGCGCCGCGTTGCGATTGCCGGAGTGCTTGCGATGGAACCAGATGTGATTGTGTTAGACGAACCGACGGCCGGCTTAGACCCACGCGGTCGCAAAGAAATTATGGAAATGTTTTACCGACTTCATCAAGAAAAGCGGCTAACGACCGTGTTAGTGACCCATAGCATGGAAGACGCTGCCGCGTATGCCGATTATATGGTCGTCATGCATAGAGGGACCGTATGGAAAACGGGAACACCACAGCAAATTTTTCAAGATAGCGATTCTTTGGCGGAAATTGGGCTCAATGTGCCGGAGACAGTGCAGCTGAAAAGAGAATTGGAAAAAAAATTAGGGATTACCGTGCCGTCTCCGTGTTTGACGATCGAAGAAACCGTAGACGCTATTCAAAAATTGTTTTCCAAGGTGAATGCTCATGATGAATAG
- a CDS encoding energy-coupling factor transporter transmembrane protein EcfT: protein MMNSMIIGKYVPGDSVIHRMDPRVKLLVIFIYVFIVFLANNSITYAILSMFTFSLVALSRIPLSFVLKGLKPIIWIVVITFLLHVFMTKEGGVLYQIGSFSIYEGGVKQGVFISLRFLLLIMITTLLTLTTTPIEVTDGVESLLGPLKKVHVPVHELALMMSISLRFIPTLMEETEKIIKAQTARGVDFTGGAFSERIKAIVSLLVPLFISSFKRAEELATAMEARGYRGGEGRTKFRQLVWKWTDTAFLAAVLVLAVVLFVLRS from the coding sequence ATGATGAATAGCATGATTATCGGCAAATATGTACCCGGCGATTCCGTCATTCACCGCATGGACCCGCGTGTGAAGTTGCTCGTCATCTTTATATACGTATTTATTGTTTTTCTGGCGAATAACAGCATCACTTATGCCATTTTATCGATGTTTACATTTAGTCTAGTAGCGTTATCGCGCATCCCGCTTTCCTTTGTGTTAAAAGGTTTAAAACCAATCATATGGATTGTCGTGATCACTTTCTTATTGCATGTTTTTATGACGAAAGAAGGAGGCGTGCTGTACCAGATTGGCTCATTTTCTATTTACGAAGGCGGTGTTAAACAAGGAGTTTTTATTTCCCTTCGCTTTCTTCTGCTCATTATGATCACGACATTATTAACGTTGACGACGACGCCGATTGAAGTAACGGATGGTGTGGAAAGTTTGCTTGGACCGTTGAAAAAAGTCCATGTTCCCGTTCACGAACTGGCATTGATGATGTCTATTTCCCTTCGTTTTATTCCGACGTTAATGGAAGAGACGGAAAAAATTATAAAGGCGCAAACCGCTCGCGGCGTCGACTTTACAGGGGGGGCGTTTTCCGAGAGGATCAAGGCGATCGTCTCCTTGCTCGTTCCGTTGTTTATCAGTTCGTTTAAACGTGCCGAAGAATTGGCGACAGCGATGGAAGCGCGCGGTTATCGCGGCGGCGAAGGAAGAACGAAATTTCGCCAGCTTGTATGGAAATGGACGGATACCGCGTTTTTAGCGGCGGTATTAGTATTAGCGGTTGTTTTGTTTGTACTACGTTCATAA
- the truA gene encoding tRNA pseudouridine(38-40) synthase TruA: MSKRIKCTLSYDGTHFSGYQIQPGKRTVQGELERALERIHKGEAIRITASGRTDAGVHAYGQVVHFDTFLSLSPDQWKKALNALLPDDIVIKDAQEAAPSFHARFSAKAKEYRYKVRIAQERDVFLRNYCYHFPYPLDIGAMRRSLSLIEGTHDFTSFCSAKTDVDDRVRTIYTADMTVQDDLLEFRFIGNGFLYNMVRIIVGTILEVGQGKRSVDSISSALAAKDRRFAGKTAPPQGLYLWKVYYDN, encoded by the coding sequence ATGAGCAAACGGATTAAATGCACGCTTTCTTATGACGGTACACATTTTTCCGGTTATCAAATTCAGCCAGGCAAGCGAACGGTGCAAGGCGAGCTGGAACGAGCGCTGGAACGGATCCATAAGGGGGAGGCGATTCGCATTACCGCTTCGGGAAGGACAGATGCGGGTGTTCATGCATACGGTCAGGTGGTTCATTTCGATACGTTCTTATCGCTTTCCCCGGATCAATGGAAAAAAGCGTTAAACGCCTTGTTGCCTGACGATATCGTCATTAAAGATGCACAAGAAGCTGCCCCTTCGTTTCATGCGCGTTTTAGCGCCAAGGCGAAAGAATATCGCTATAAAGTGCGAATTGCCCAAGAACGAGACGTATTTTTGCGTAATTATTGCTATCATTTTCCTTATCCTCTGGATATAGGCGCGATGAGGCGATCACTGTCGCTTATCGAAGGGACGCATGATTTTACGAGCTTTTGTTCGGCAAAGACGGATGTCGATGACCGCGTGCGTACGATTTATACAGCGGATATGACGGTGCAGGATGATTTGTTGGAATTTCGCTTTATTGGCAATGGGTTTTTATACAATATGGTGCGGATTATCGTCGGAACGATTTTAGAAGTCGGACAAGGAAAACGGAGTGTAGATAGCATCTCGAGCGCTTTGGCGGCAAAAGACCGCCGGTTTGCCGGGAAAACGGCTCCGCCTCAAGGATTGTATTTGTGGAAAGTATATTATGACAACTAA
- the rplM gene encoding 50S ribosomal protein L13, translating into MRTTYMAKPNEVERKWYVVDAAGKTLGRLASEVAAILRGKHKPTFTPHVDCGDHVIIINAEKIELTGKKLTKKLYYRHSLHPGGLKVRTALEMRTNYPEQMLERAVRGMLPKGRLGRQMFKKLHVYRGSEHPHQAQKPEVYELRG; encoded by the coding sequence ATGCGCACAACTTACATGGCGAAGCCGAATGAAGTAGAACGTAAATGGTATGTTGTCGACGCTGCTGGTAAAACGTTAGGACGCCTTGCAAGCGAAGTAGCGGCCATCTTGCGCGGCAAGCATAAACCGACATTCACGCCACATGTGGATTGCGGCGATCATGTCATCATTATCAACGCTGAGAAAATCGAACTGACCGGAAAAAAACTGACAAAGAAACTATATTACCGTCATAGCTTGCATCCAGGCGGATTAAAAGTGAGAACGGCATTAGAAATGCGCACAAATTATCCAGAACAAATGCTTGAAAGAGCGGTACGTGGAATGCTGCCAAAAGGTCGTTTAGGTCGCCAAATGTTTAAAAAATTGCACGTATATCGTGGAAGCGAACATCCACATCAAGCACAAAAACCAGAAGTTTATGAACTTCGCGGATAA
- the rpsI gene encoding 30S ribosomal protein S9, which yields MAQVQYYGTGRRKTSVARVRLVPGDGRIVINNRDIRDYIPSEALIEIVKQPLVLTETLGNYDVLVNVKGGGFSGQAGAIRHGIARALLQVDPDYRPILKRAGLLTRDARVKERKKYGLKGARRAPQFSKR from the coding sequence TTGGCACAAGTACAATATTATGGCACAGGTCGTCGTAAAACCTCTGTCGCGCGTGTACGTCTAGTTCCTGGTGACGGGCGCATTGTGATTAACAATCGCGACATTCGTGACTATATTCCGTCGGAAGCGTTGATTGAGATTGTGAAACAACCGTTAGTATTAACGGAAACGTTGGGGAATTACGATGTATTAGTGAACGTAAAAGGCGGCGGATTCTCTGGTCAAGCGGGCGCGATTCGCCACGGGATCGCTCGCGCGTTATTGCAAGTAGATCCAGATTATCGTCCAATACTAAAACGCGCAGGTTTATTAACGCGCGATGCTCGTGTGAAAGAACGCAAAAAATACGGTCTCAAAGGTGCTCGCCGCGCGCCGCAATTCTCGAAACGTTAA